The region attattaagttaggtgtgtgtgatttagtccacttccttgcagatggaagttgatctctagaactggatcctcccccatgatccatgctgtctccatcagcattttctgatgcccccctgaagttatgctctccaagattccagaatttgagttggatccttcaggaattgaagaattagagttttcataattgtcagaatttggctcatcagaacttaatgaatcagaatttgaagagccaatGACTGGTTCTGGTGCTTATTAAGAGTCTcgagatgtggtatgatcatcagcttgttccccctgaacaggtgcattttcttttggagcggttaccacagtttcaatgacatcaaaaTGTAAATCGTCAGAACTTACaagatcaggatttaggtcatcagaatttacagaatcagaatttacatcttcattttcaaatctcagctgatcatgatcattaaaatctccaagtccaataatctttttatcatcaaaagatacattgatagattccatgacaaccctttttcttaaattgtagactctgaaggcttttatgaaaagtggatatccaacaaaatttccttcatcagcttttagatcaaattttgacagctattcaggatgagtcttaagaacaaaacacttgcatccaaatacatgaaagtatttcagatttggcttctttttcttcaccatctcatatggtgttttttcatgcttgtttatgagtgtagcattctgtgtaaaacaagcagtctgcacagcttcagcccaaaaataggttggtagtttagcttcatcaaacatagttcgtgcagcttcaataagagtcatgttctttctttctacaactccattctgctgtggagttccaggtgcagaaaattcatgctttattccttgctctttgtagaactcttccatgattgaattcttgaactcagtgccattatcacttcttattattataacagaatatttgactaacttatccagctgactgacatgatcagttagagtagatgcagtttcattcttcttgtccaagaaatacacccaagtatatcttgtgaactcatccactataaccatagcatatttcttctttgcaatagacatgacattgactggaccaaatagatcaacatgcagtaagtaataaggctcaagaattgaggattcagttttgctattgaatgaagattttctttgttttaccttttgacatgagtcacaatgGAAGTTAGTGACATAAACGAGTGAGCTCAGAAAGCTCAGGAAGCATATATAGTAGAATTCAACCGAGGTTTATCTGAGAAATCAAAGTTcatcaaataaatattcaaataaagagACATGAAAGATACTACAACCAACAAAAATTCGTCACATAGTTCTCACAAGATTAACTGAGTATTCAAGCATGACATgttcatcaattcatcaagttgGGATCCCGGCCAGCTAAATAATCAGTTTAGCTTTACTTCCGATTAGGAAGTatcatcatcagttcatcaatATCAATGCAAGAATACACATTTTTCATCAGTGAAGCCTTAGTCAAACTCAAATCATCATTTAAAACATCAACATTAGTACAGTATATACTTACAGTGCACCGCTTAATTTATTCTCTATGAATCCCGAACTTCGAATTGATTTTATTGTCGATCTTTCTTTCtaaatatataattcaaaaatgcacATAAATTTTATCATTAATATAACCTATTTATTTTCTAACTGAACTAATAATTACCAAATTACTAAATAAGATAAAGAAATTAAGTTCGTGATTTAGAAAAACTAACCGAATTCCTTGGTTGAAACAACTGAAGCGGATAGTTCTATTTAAGGAACTATATAAACTTAAATAAGGAAAGTAAGGATTCATTTTTCCTATATCCTCGATGTGGTATAATAGTAGGGAAGTTGGAAAAATATAGTTTAAGAAATTCAACCTAACACTCGTGTTTTGCTAAAAAAAACTATCACATGACTTCCTCTATTTATTCCTTTTTCACAATTACATATAATGGTACCTTTCTATTTATTCTAATATACTTCACTTCTCGTTTTCAATGTGGTACAAAGATGGGTaggaaaaaaataaaagttaagTAAGGAACATAATATCTAGAACATATAAGCACCCTTTAAAAACTCACACCATTAGCTTCGTCAATCTTACTTTTACTTATTAAAATTTTAAGGTCAAGTTCTTCTATATATTCTCAGTCTTCTTCTCTTCTCTTGCCGATGTGGGTTGTGAGATCTCCTTTTTATTACCTAAAATGCATATATCCTACATTGATTAGAGAATGAGACCAACCTTCCTCCAATGCCTATATAAACCCAACTTAGCTTTAGTTTctacttaaaaaaattaaaactttCTCTTGGCTTCAATATAGCCAAATTAATTTGGTTTTAAAGTTTTAATATAAAGAGAAATAGATAAATTTCTCATAATCAAGTAAAAACTAGAGTTTTAAGGTTTAATTAGGCTTTACCAAGTCCCACATTGATGAGATATAAAAGATGTAACATCTCTTCCTTTATAAAACCCAAGGCTATGAAGCCAACACTTCAAAATAAACCAACTATGACTTGTAGCTTTGCTTTTGAATAATTCTCTTTGTCCCACATCAGGAAGGTTTTGCAAGAGATCTTCTCTCAACTCTATATAATGGGACTTGCAATAAACTTAAAAATCATACTAGACTTGAAAACTATTATAGCTTTTAGTCTACATCCACTTAGTCTCACATCGAGAAGGTGTGGAACTAACCAAGATACTTGCTCTATAAAAAGAGCTCTACTACTAATTTTATTTCCAAGGTAACATTTTCACTTTCAAGTGCAATGTTCCTTCCTACTAGGCTTTGTCTAGTAAAAGATGCGGGCTAATTTATTTTAGCTTCCGTGCTTTAGTTAAAATTTTCATCTTTCTATTCCTATTCAGCGCTTATCTCTTATCATCCTTTCCTCTTTCCGTCATTCCTCTTCCTCGTCCTATTACTTCGGTCTGTATcccttttaattttttttttatggGAGCTCGACATATTCGAGCAAACCAACAATACACAAGACAAAGTTTAAAATTtaatcaaatatttttataatatgcataatacttgtaaaaataatataagcacataaatttattttacttaattataatTTCGTCGGGATATTACAGTTACAacgaataatattctcgtgaatgataacacatatagtgtaaatcttaatctgtgtttatatactatacagttacaagatatctcctaattgatttGATAGGTTCTGTTTCCTataatacatcaatcagagattatttACAGTAGTCCTTTAGATGtataactctccaagcatatcttcttttgtttaatccagatcatctcctgtaaatcaaccgtttttcatccctgaagtgtatccacACTTAAtttctgatgtaagtcctgatgacttaagttctgataacttcctgtcctcagtaagttctgatttccagttaagttctgataataagttctgaaactaaacaaatcagattagacatgacatcaaaaATATATGTAACAGGTTATTAATGATCTTATGTttgaggagagtacacaagaaccttcaccaaaaCTTGCTGAAGCAACTCATATTCCTCAGGTCctcacaagaaccatcagttcaaagtattgATGTTGGCCTAATTCATTCTCCTGACAAATCAAATCATGATGCTACAACAAATCCTGATGCTATTACTGATGATTCTTTGCTGCTGACTAGCCTGTTaaagcatcctgatgtgttgtgtgttcctccactatcattacttccacttgaggactcgccttcaggtattgcttattttcttctgttgttcctcatgtttgtatgattataaatagtctcttgtttgagattacctctatttatatgacaaacATACTATTACTCTCggccatctcttatttctttgcaaaatgtgtgattgtgcttttctgtgagactgtgtgaaaatactatgagagaaaattaaatttttgaGTGACAGTCTcatgtactggcaaaaggagaggtagccttgagaaaagaattttataagtgtttttttacttataaactttcttctgtgagaaaaatattactttcaaatataatatattgtgtgagaagtgatgagatcacttgaaaataaaagagagatttaggtgttaccttgTTTATGTTTCAGGTGCTCATGAGGAACAAACACCTATTGTTAATGATCCTCATAAAGGCAAAGCAATTATGCCTAGCTCTGCAAATTCTTCTAAGGGTATGTCTAGTtctgattctgatgaagatagtgatcatgatgattctgacacagctcagcttaagactgctattaatgcatctaagaagtccaatattgGTTCTACTTCACAATTCAATGTAGATCCTTCTTATTACAGTGCTGATGCTGAAAAAAGCGCGTTCTTCCATTTTTAGATCTTTAGCTTCGTAAGATCATGATAGGGTCCGTATACCTAAGATTCTATTAGTCAAGAGCTGGCATATTAGAACTTGTATAGTATAGCAGAGCAGCCATCTTCAAAGACAGCCTTATCAAACAAATGGGCAACAAATAACGAATTGAGCTGAAAATTGTTGCTCTAATATCTCATTACGTTTACTCTGTTTGCTCGTTCGTCATCACGTTCATTTTCTGCTCATTAGTGCTTGACTAACAAAAAGGTTAGAGAATTAGAAACTATTGCTTTGAAGGGCTTTATTCTAATTTGTAGTCTAATAGTTAGTGGCACGTGAAGACATAGCTACCATGTAAATGTTGAATGAAGTAAAATTTTAAGTCAGTTAGAAAGTTCGGAAGGAAAAAAGAAGAGAACTCTTGGAGTATTAAGAGTTGATATTTGAAAAAAGTGATAATTATTGTTCTTATGTAAGTTCCTGGAGTAGAGGATGTGAGATTCGGTCATGCGATTATCTTACTTgctcaaaattaaaataaaataaaataaaaatttaatgtAGCATAGTTGGTCGTGAGATGAACTTCATAAAGAAATGTTATGGGTTCGATTCTTAATGGTTGGCAACACAAAATCAAAAATTACTATATTAAGTGGTCGcacttttatatttttttaaagtaCATGAATAAAATTGTAATTACCGAATTATTTAATAGTCTCTTTTTGCCTATGATTTTTGTTTTAATATATAGATGAAGAAAGTTAAAAATGTATGTTTTGTTTGATACCCAAAGGTCTTTAAATCTTACTCACTTTGTCTGCCCATTATTATCGTTTCTGAGAGAGTGTCTGAgacgcattttaagatgaatataaagtatagttttataacttttaaaaaaaaaatcattttttaataaaaatagaatgtttaaatttttaatcagaaaaagaaattttttgaaaaaagttataaattatattttttattcatcttaaaatgcgtgccggacacTTTCTTAAAAATCATAACAATTGGGAGGGATGGAGGgaattatatttattaatttaataattaattaatatttaagaTATGtcttatttaataaaaaaaatctatcagttatataaaattataaattctaacaataatttattatttttaattaaatttatgtCATTTCTACCGAACTGAGTTTCGAGCCGAACCCGAACTAAAAAAACGTTACACGCAAAAAACGGACACAATATACCACCCGGACCCGGTCCCGGGGCCCATGGCAAACACAAAATGAGCATGATGCAATCTATTAAGTTGGGTGCAGCCCAGCTCTAACTAATTTTCAGCCCTAATTCAACACACATTTTCACTTCACCGTTACAGCCTTATCATCAATTGTCACCTTCGTTTCACTCGGTAATGTATCTCTCTGTGTATCTATCTTTAAAAATTCACATACATTATTTTGAATAGCATCATGATTACTGTTCTGATTAATGTATATGATTGTGTTGTTATATGTGTATATAATGTGTTGATCAATCTGTTTATGTATGCTTTGTTGTTTAATCAATTTTTTTAACTGAATAGTATTGATTAGTAGAATGAGAATTGTTAATCGAGCTAATTGTGTTGTTTTATAAGAAAATGTCGTAAGTTTGTGATAGATTTTCGTGTTTGATGGATCAATCTGAGTGATATTAATGCCGTCTATGCAGATATTTTAACAAATAGATAGATTTCGTAATTATTGATCACTGTATTGTTTATGAGAAAATGTTGTGAATTCGTGATAGATTTTTGTGTTTGGTGGATCAATATGAGTATTATACATAATTTCATGTCGGCCTGTTTATATCGGCCATGTAGATATATTAACAAATCGATAAATTcgaaattaattataattatgtTGTTTTATAAGGAAATGTTGTAAATTCGTGATAGTTTCATGTAAGTTCTTGGTGTTTGGTGGATCAATCTGAGTATTTTTATAACGTCCATGTACATATATTAACAAATAGATAGATTTCGAAATTAGAGCAAGTTTGCTTAGATTTTTTTCTATATTTACGCGTTGATACTAGATAATACAGAAGTCGCTGGTTTACTAGGTATATGTTTTTAATGATTATTAATGCATTCGGAAAGGCGAGGTTTTATCAAATTATTTTGTGTTTAGTTTTGGCGGAAAAAGTAGTTCTAAACTAGTTTTGATTTGGAAATATAAGATTCTCAGTTCAGTTATTTAAAGATATTTAATGAGTTTATAAGATTCATTAAATTTAGATGGCTGACTTTTTGTCACGAAAAGAACCATTTTTAGCCGAACCAACCGAACCAGTCAATGGTATGGTTGCAGTGTAGATTTCTCGTTTTAAAACTTGAAATTCAATGGTTACGGTTTTGGCTTGAAAGTGAGCTGTACGAAAGTATGCTATGATACAGTTTAAGGTCAAGATAAATGTTTGAAACAAGGCTGTGTAGCAATTTTCTAGTGGGATTTGTAGGAAACAATTCAATCCTCAGTTTATCCAATAATTAGCAATTCAAAATATTCATCATGTGGGCATTACGTGCATAGTTACATTCATCTTATCACATCATGTGATTGATAATAATGATGCTTACAAGTGTTTGTATATAATTCATATTGCTCGGTCAAATTCCTAATGAAAAGAAAACTAGTAATTTCTGTATCTACTCTTCAGTGTTAATCTGCTAATATGATTAGATTACGGAAAACGATCCTCTTTTATTACCGTCACCATGAGTCCATGATACTTATGTGTCTAGAATATTTCTTATAACACATGTATCATAAGACACCAAATGTCCATTAGTTACAATTAACTCTATTCTGGCATAAAGATGAATATAAAAAAATCTTTAATTCCTTGCTCCGCCACTTTCTCCTCTCCTTTGAAAACATGACCACGAGTGTATCATATAACATCAAATGTCAATTTGTTACAATTAACTCTATTCTTGCataaacataaatatatataaatcttAATTCCTTGCCTTGCCACTTTATTCTCTCCTTTCAAAACATGACCACAAGTTTTATAATGAGAGACAATTCGTTATCTTCTATAGATTCCTCGTAAGGTGGACATGAACTTTTTAAAGCCTTTGTAGCCATTGAAAAAGACCTCATAAGGTGTACATGAACTTTTGAAAGCCTTTGTAGCCATTGAGAAATACTATTCATATATTTACTATATTGATGCATTCTAGAATAAAAAGGTCAATTGTGTGTTGTTGGGGAATTCTCATTAATAACTTAAATAAGAAACTTCAAGTTATTGAAATCTACTTGTATATTATCCACTTTTTTAACCCAATACTTagtaatatatttattttagttGGGGTTGGATATAGTTCACCACTTAGTAGGATTGAGTTCGCTTAATTCTAGCGTTAATACCTATAAAAGCCCAAGTCGGACCACCAAGGTGCTATAAACCCGTGTTCTAATATATCTTCCTAGACATATCCAATCAAAACTTTTTTGGGTTTCATCTTTCTTTAACATGTTTCTCTGCATCAGTTCTCGCACCTTTTATCACTGTATGGTAACAATGATATAATCATTCACTCAAATCTATCTAGGATCTGCATGATTCTCATGTGTGTATGGAAACAACTTCACGCATTTATGATTGTTTTCTATACTGGCCACTTAGGATTAACTAAATCCGGACAAACGTATACTTATATTTCTTATATTGCTCTACTGCCGTCATAACGAGATATAGATTCTTTATAATAATTTACTTACCTTAGAGCTTAACTTTTATAGTATCATTTAATAACAGTAGTCAATCTTTAAATATAacattatataattaataaattatatgatAATAGCTGCATTTCTTCCTCTGCATCATCTTATACTTGTTTCTGATGTGCAAAGAATGTTCATTTTGACTTTCAGATATCTTTAGACTTTTCTAATGGTAATTATACTTTTTCAGTATTTGCAAATGAGCTCCTACAGTCCAGTGGAGCAAACTCTGAAGACTATTCTTCCTCTGATCAATCCTACTAAGGATGATTGGGCAGTAAGATTCCATATCATTGAAGACGTTCGAGATGCTGTTGAGACTGTGGAAAGTTTAAGAGGTATTAATGCCTTATATTATAACTAGTAGATCCGTTGCATATCATGTAAATTCTCGGTCCCTGCAGAAACAAAACTAAACTTCATATTAGCACATGAAATGAGAATGGTCAGGACTGAAGTTCTTTCTGTCAGGCTTTTGTTAAATTTTATCTTACTCATACTTTTCATTTGTGGTCTATAGTAATGAAGGGGATGTTAAGTTAGGTCACGTGTTATGATATTCTATAGACGATGATGGTTAGTATTCAGATGTTTTCATTGTCGCTTAATTGGAGAGAATATAgtaattcctttttcttttcttttttaattGAAAGGGTGTTATGCGAAAAATAACTCTCACATTAGCTGATGTACACAGGTGCAACGGTGGAACCGTATGGCTCCTTTGTATCTAATCTCTTCACGAGATGGGGGGATCTGGACATATCTATAGAGATACTTACAGGTTCTCATATTTCTAATACGGCGAAAAAGCAGAAGCAAAGTTTTCTAGCAGATGTACTACAAGCCCTTAGATGTAAAGGTAATCTTTTTCAAGATCTGGACACTGTAAGCATATTGTGAAATTTATTGTTGCCTCTTGTGACATCTCACACAATGACTTAAAGACGATTAGTAAACAAAAACTAGTTTCTAATTGTCACTTCTCACGTTGGTAATATCTATCTATCTCCACTTTTATGGTCGCCCTGTAACAACCTCTATGTCATACCAATAGATGAAAAGGTTAAGGGCACATGTCACTTGTGTGCACATTGttatttttttgctaaatatGACTTGCGTAGACATATTTATGAAACTATATTTGATCCGAGTTTATGTTGAATTGGTATGCCGATTCAAATATAAAGTTATGAATCGAACTATTGAATATGTTACTTTTAGAAGTGAACCTGTTTTTTGAAAGTATTGACAAGGAGGATCTGCAGGTACATGCCGTAAGCTCAGATTTAACAGTAATGCTAGAGTACCCTTCTTGAAGTTGGAGCACAACCTTCAAAGTATCACTTGTGATATCTCTATCAATAATTTGCTTGGTCAAATGAAGTCCAAATTGCTGTTCTGGATCAATGGGATTGATGGACGCTTTCGAGATATTGTTTTGCTGGTATTTTCTTGAGCCAAATTTTTTGATGCCTGCCTCAGGATCATATACACCTTTTTGACATGTGACTTATATGTAGGTCAAGGAATGGGCCAAAGCACATAATATAAACGAATCAAAGTCCGGGTCTTTAAATTCATATTGTCTCAGCTTGCTGGTTATCTTTCACTTTCAGGTAATCTGTTACTTTCAGGATTCCCTTTTATAGGTGTTCAATATAATTTTTCGCACTATCGCCGATTTTCACCAAGTGATTAGTTATATCACAAGTAGAATCCTTCTAAGCTCTTCAGGGATTAGAAGAAACGCGTGTTCTAGTATTAAAAGATATCGCAATTCAAAACCAATTACATTCATGGAAAAAGAAAAGATTATATTACATATTCTTGTGTCATGTCATTTAGCCTCTGCTACAGGAGTCGCCATGTTCTTCAGTTGCTCAAAATTATAAAGTGTTTAGTTTGTTTAGGATAAAAATGTTGTAAACATCTGAATTTGGATATGCTATAACCTTTTAATATTAACAAATTTCTTTTACTATTATTTTCTGTCCAGCCATTGTTGGTCAAATATAAAAATTCCAGATTTGAATTTAATATAGAAACCAGAATTACTACTATCCAGACTTATTCTCATTTATATTGTGCAGACATGTGTTCCTGCAATTCTACCTCCTCTTAAAGAACTCTATCCAGGAGATTTGGCACATGAACTTAAAGGTACCATTTTTTATATAGTTATGTATAAACCCCAATCTCAGGGATTCAAACTGTAGTTCTACGTTTTAGGTTTAATTTACACATTATGCTTATCAAATGTTTAAAATTTGGGTGTTTTCTGTTGACGTTGTCTTGAGATTAAATTGCAAGCCAATTAATGTTACAAATAGAGGTATACAGGTAAATCTGGCTATTGTTTGACTTCTCATTTGCTACAAGAGTA is a window of Apium graveolens cultivar Ventura chromosome 11, ASM990537v1, whole genome shotgun sequence DNA encoding:
- the LOC141697551 gene encoding protein HESO1-like; the encoded protein is MSSYSPVEQTLKTILPLINPTKDDWAVRFHIIEDVRDAVETVESLRGATVEPYGSFVSNLFTRWGDLDISIEILTGSHISNTAKKQKQSFLADVLQALRCKGTCRKLRFNSNARVPFLKLEHNLQSITCDISINNLLGQMKSKLLFWINGIDGRFRDIVLLVKEWAKAHNINESKSGSLNSYCLSLLVIFHFQTCVPAILPPLKELYPGDLAHELKGVRTDAEKHIEGTCAVNINRFLDNRSRASRQWNRSSLSDLLISFFAKFSDIDVRALEQGINLFSGQWEDIGSNMAWLPRTFALYVEDPFEPPANTARTVTNNHLTRMADAFRATHNILASSDNNQATLLATLIRQDRLLPLTKSPVRNSNMPGNYNRIRPQVNRAVPSPSQSHQIPYTTNNGRSNKANMVRPMQPNHNQAQQIWRARPNT